One Mugil cephalus isolate CIBA_MC_2020 chromosome 10, CIBA_Mcephalus_1.1, whole genome shotgun sequence genomic window carries:
- the si:ch211-216l23.2 gene encoding nuclear receptor coactivator 5 isoform X2: MSAWAKAPTGGRRPSGNPNGSAQQLRLFRRAAPYPSREDRTEELKDALDSYEELEQIQNYSAGVKYEAFKNQPNASAKSEGCTPADRRKTLYQKFYRQVQEEKKPADCVVLSVTNQCPDYPKSLSQCLQERGLSVEMLYLQAESGLTRALQDVRAVGSPFCILVEQTNIALSSCTVIIFSESLKIHRNMPKDQAMDFVQAEYTRGLPKERPPRDPADIAAQASQLLDDFLDREKIARHTVPSETRQLLMLLADGVHLYPEELENISEYVRSRQHHVQGLGKPPPLLPTPPGPPQPSATVSGGSMLDHSPSPPAPLLPLPGSHPKTKPPPLLSLHHPSVPRGPMPSHMPYGGSGMSRGPLFQHPPLFHPGPRGPHGNRAAPPSLKSSRPPLLSAPGPPLPRLSGPRH; the protein is encoded by the exons ATGTCGGCTTGGGCGAAGGCACCGACAGGTGGGCGGCGGCCGTCAGGGAACCCAAATGGAAG TGCTCAACAGCTTCGTCTGTTTCGGAGAGCAGCTCCTTATCCTTCAAGGGAGGACAGGACCGAGGAGCTCAAGGATGCCCTAGATAG TTACGAAGAATtggaacaaatacaaaactacaGTGCAGGTGTAAAGTATGAGGCATTCAAAAATCAGCCAAATG CCTCAGCCAAGTCCGAGGGCTGCACTCCCGCAGACAGACGTAAAACCCTCTATCAGAAGTTCTACAGGCAGGTGCAAGAGGAGAAGAAGCCAGCTGATTGTGTGGTTCTTTCTGTCACCAACCAGTGCCC GGATTACCCCAAATCGCTAAGCCAGTGCTTGCAGGAGCGTGGCCTGTCAGTGGAAATGCTCTACCTTCAAGCGGAATCGGGCCTGACCCGGGCCCTGCAGGATGTCCGAGCAGTTGGCTCCCCATTTTGTATTCTGGTGGAGCAGACAAACATAGCTCTGTCCTCCTGCACTGTTATCATATTCTCAGAATCCCTCAAAA TCCATCGCAACATGCCCAAAGACCAGGCCATGGACTTTGTTCAAGCAGAGTACACTCGCGGACTCCCCAAAGAGCGCCCTCCAAGGGACCCCGCAGATATCGCGGCACAGGCGTCACAGCTGCTGGACGACTTTCTGGACCGAGAGAAGATTGCGCGCCACACCGTTCCCTCTGAAACACGGCAGCTCCTCATGCTGCTGGCTGACGGGGTGCATCTCTACCCCGAGGAGTTGGAAAACATCTCGGAGTACGTTCGTTCCCGGCAGCACCACGTACAAG GATTGGGAAAACCACCTCCTTTGCTTCCTACTCCACCTGGGCCTCCACAACCCTCTGCAACTGTATCAGGGGGGTCCATGTTGGACCACTCCCCATCTCCACCTGCACCTCTCCTGCCTTTACCAG GCTCTCATCCCAAAACCAAACCACCTCCTCTGCTTTCCTTGCATCATCCTTCAGTCCCTCGCGGTCCCATGCCCTCACACATGCCTTACGGTGGTTCTGGTATGTCTCGTGGGCCCCTATTCCAGCACCCGCCTTTATTCCACCCAGGCCCCAGAGGCCCCCACGGGAATCGAGCAGCACCTCCTTCTCTAAAGAGTTCTCGCCCCCCACTTTTATCTGCCCCGG GCCCTCCTCTTCCACGACTGAGTGGCCCAAGACACTAA
- the si:ch211-216l23.2 gene encoding nuclear receptor coactivator 5 isoform X1 translates to MSAWAKAPTGGRRPSGNPNGSAQQLRLFRRAAPYPSREDRTEELKDALDSYEELEQIQNYSAGVKYEAFKNQPNASAKSEGCTPADRRKTLYQKFYRQVQEEKKPADCVVLSVTNQCPDYPKSLSQCLQERGLSVEMLYLQAESGLTRALQDVRAVGSPFCILVEQTNIALSSCTVIIFSESLKIHRNMPKDQAMDFVQAEYTRGLPKERPPRDPADIAAQASQLLDDFLDREKIARHTVPSETRQLLMLLADGVHLYPEELENISEYVRSRQHHVQASSTEGERGNMLPPGLGKPPPLLPTPPGPPQPSATVSGGSMLDHSPSPPAPLLPLPGSHPKTKPPPLLSLHHPSVPRGPMPSHMPYGGSGMSRGPLFQHPPLFHPGPRGPHGNRAAPPSLKSSRPPLLSAPGPPLPRLSGPRH, encoded by the exons ATGTCGGCTTGGGCGAAGGCACCGACAGGTGGGCGGCGGCCGTCAGGGAACCCAAATGGAAG TGCTCAACAGCTTCGTCTGTTTCGGAGAGCAGCTCCTTATCCTTCAAGGGAGGACAGGACCGAGGAGCTCAAGGATGCCCTAGATAG TTACGAAGAATtggaacaaatacaaaactacaGTGCAGGTGTAAAGTATGAGGCATTCAAAAATCAGCCAAATG CCTCAGCCAAGTCCGAGGGCTGCACTCCCGCAGACAGACGTAAAACCCTCTATCAGAAGTTCTACAGGCAGGTGCAAGAGGAGAAGAAGCCAGCTGATTGTGTGGTTCTTTCTGTCACCAACCAGTGCCC GGATTACCCCAAATCGCTAAGCCAGTGCTTGCAGGAGCGTGGCCTGTCAGTGGAAATGCTCTACCTTCAAGCGGAATCGGGCCTGACCCGGGCCCTGCAGGATGTCCGAGCAGTTGGCTCCCCATTTTGTATTCTGGTGGAGCAGACAAACATAGCTCTGTCCTCCTGCACTGTTATCATATTCTCAGAATCCCTCAAAA TCCATCGCAACATGCCCAAAGACCAGGCCATGGACTTTGTTCAAGCAGAGTACACTCGCGGACTCCCCAAAGAGCGCCCTCCAAGGGACCCCGCAGATATCGCGGCACAGGCGTCACAGCTGCTGGACGACTTTCTGGACCGAGAGAAGATTGCGCGCCACACCGTTCCCTCTGAAACACGGCAGCTCCTCATGCTGCTGGCTGACGGGGTGCATCTCTACCCCGAGGAGTTGGAAAACATCTCGGAGTACGTTCGTTCCCGGCAGCACCACGTACAAG CCTCCAGTACTGAAGGCGAGAGGGGGAATATGTTACCTCCAGGATTGGGAAAACCACCTCCTTTGCTTCCTACTCCACCTGGGCCTCCACAACCCTCTGCAACTGTATCAGGGGGGTCCATGTTGGACCACTCCCCATCTCCACCTGCACCTCTCCTGCCTTTACCAG GCTCTCATCCCAAAACCAAACCACCTCCTCTGCTTTCCTTGCATCATCCTTCAGTCCCTCGCGGTCCCATGCCCTCACACATGCCTTACGGTGGTTCTGGTATGTCTCGTGGGCCCCTATTCCAGCACCCGCCTTTATTCCACCCAGGCCCCAGAGGCCCCCACGGGAATCGAGCAGCACCTCCTTCTCTAAAGAGTTCTCGCCCCCCACTTTTATCTGCCCCGG GCCCTCCTCTTCCACGACTGAGTGGCCCAAGACACTAA